In bacterium, the genomic stretch GGATGATTGTAGTAATAGGTGAAACAGTATGTCGTATCATTAGGTCCGCAAAAATTGCACGAATCCCCGTCCTCAGTAACTACATACGGCGGAACCTTGTCCTCAAGGTGCAAACATACAACCATAGTCTCTGCATCACCCGCAAACTCATGCCACATACCCATAAGTATTAACATGTCGGGCGGAGTAAACCGTATGTGCGGGTCACGAAGATAATATCGCAATGTGCCATTTACTGTCACATAAAGACTCGAATCAATCCTCACCCCCGAAGGATAGTCTATAAACCTGAAAATAATGTTAACCGGCGGGCTCGTAAACTCATAACCATCCGGCGGATTTGTATCAAATACCTCCGGCGCCATAAGGTCAAGGCCAAACCTATCCGATACCGTGTTAACATTGAAACACCCATTAGCATCCGTTGCCGATACAAGAGAGTAAGTAACCGGCGTAAGGTGCACCCAATCAGTATCAGGAGTAAAAACAACATACGGGTCGTGCCACTCAAGCTGAGTGCTATCTATTGTATAGGTAAAACTACCATAAGTGCTTGATACCCTTAGCCTTATCGATGTAGAATCCACCGTTGTATCGTCGTCCTCAAGCCTTATTATAATCTGTTGCCTTGGGCACGCAGAATAACGCATAGCATAACCAGCTGTCTCAGGCGGACAAACTATGCTCGCCTCTGGCCCGGGACAACTGCAGTCAGGCATAAATATGCAGCCGCGCACAGTATCTGTATGGATAATACCCGTACCGTGTTCCGTAGCATAAAGATAGATATTAAAACAGTTTTCTCTGCCCTCGTAACCTCTCGCACTGTGAATTCTCCATCCAAAGCAGTGAACAGCACCCGCAGGCCATGGGAAAAACTTCTGCAGCGAATCGCCAGCCAAAAGAGTCATCGAATCACCGAGCTCTATAACAGCATATGACATACTGTCATATTGCACTCCAGAATTATTTTTAACACAGAGGTTTATAACATGAGTAGAGTCGATAACCGGGATAACATGAGAGAAAACAGTTGTCCATGGGACAGAAGTATTAAACCATTCCCCGCCTGAGTTGCGAGCAACACGATGGTACATTGTATCCCAGAAGGCTATAGAACAACCTCCGCCACCAGATGTAAGTGGGGAAGCAGTAACCGAGTAAACAATAAACCCCTCAGCCATAACCTTCATGTATGGGTTAGCCCATCGAGGATAAGGGTGAGCAGTGTTGTCTACATAAACGCTACATGGTCCCGTGTTGCAACCTGGTTGGTCCATGCAGCACGAGGGTTCGTCAGTGGAGATGAAAATTATTTTTAACGCATCAGCACGCCAATCATACTTTGTAAGTCCTTCCCATAATGCTGGCCATGCCCACTCATTTCCGCCAGGAGCACCTCCAGTAGCACCAACATTAAATAACCTTATCCTAAATGTGGGATAACTAGCTGTCATCTGATACCCTGGTGTTATAGGGTCGAAGTCTGCTACATGTGGTTGGCCACTTTGAGTAACAAGTCCAAATCTGTACTGATAGTTGAGAGCATGCAATCTCGCTGCAAGACCATCCAATGCAGCACGAACCTGCGCAATATCATCTCCCATCGAGCCCGACGAATCGAGAGTGAACACTATATCTACCTTACCGGTATCGAGACGGCAGCCGAGC encodes the following:
- a CDS encoding VWA domain-containing protein, with protein sequence MRNYVLVLMFSIILMGFAVIAHADEPVNNDLPVYSSSGFEIEKFELNYRGNVYKFAISSLDTTEFIVELGCRLDTGKVDIVFTLDSSGSMGDDIAQVRAALDGLAARLHALNYQYRFGLVTQSGQPHVADFDPITPGYQMTASYPTFRIRLFNVGATGGAPGGNEWAWPALWEGLTKYDWRADALKIIFISTDEPSCCMDQPGCNTGPCSVYVDNTAHPYPRWANPYMKVMAEGFIVYSVTASPLTSGGGGCSIAFWDTMYHRVARNSGGEWFNTSVPWTTVFSHVIPVIDSTHVINLCVKNNSGVQYDSMSYAVIELGDSMTLLAGDSLQKFFPWPAGAVHCFGWRIHSARGYEGRENCFNIYLYATEHGTGIIHTDTVRGCIFMPDCSCPGPEASIVCPPETAGYAMRYSACPRQQIIIRLEDDDTTVDSTSIRLRVSSTYGSFTYTIDSTQLEWHDPYVVFTPDTDWVHLTPVTYSLVSATDANGCFNVNTVSDRFGLDLMAPEVFDTNPPDGYEFTSPPVNIIFRFIDYPSGVRIDSSLYVTVNGTLRYYLRDPHIRFTPPDMLILMGMWHEFAGDAETMVVCLHLEDKVPPYVVTEDGDSCNFCGPNDTTYCFTYYYNHP